In Thermoanaerobacterium xylanolyticum LX-11, the genomic window CTGTCGATGGAGATATGAGCACAAATGATACTGCCATAATGCTGGCTAACGGTATGGCAGGCAATCCTACGATAGAGGAAGATACACATGAGTATGAGATTTTTTACAACGCCCTTTTATATGTAAATAAGCATTTGGCAAAGCAAATAGCCAAAGATGGCGAAGGTGCTACTAAGTTCATGGAGGTAAGTGTAGTCAATGCACCTACGGAAGATGATGCGATTTTAGCTTCTAAGTCTATTGTCAATTCAAATTTGGTTAAGACGGCTATATTTGGAGAAGACGCCAATTGGGGGAGAATCATTGCGGCTTTGGGTTATTCAGGAGCTAATTTTTCGCAAGATGCCGTTGATATATATTTGAAAAGCAACAAGGGAATTATAAAAGTTTGTGAAAATGGCGGTTATGTTCCTTTTAGCGAAGACAAAGCGAAAGAGATATTAAGTGAAAAAGAGATTTCAATAGTAGTTGATTTAAATGCCGGAAAATATGATGCTTTAGCGTGGGGCTGTGATTTAAGCTACGATTATGTGAAGATAAACGGGAGCTACAGAACATGATTAAAAGGCAAAAATACGGCGATGAAATCGCAAAAGCTAAAATATTAATAGAGGCCCTACCTTATATTAAAAAGTTTTCCGGTGCTACTGTCGTGATAAAATACGGTGGAAACGCCATGATAGATTCCGATATAAAGAAAATGGTAATGCAGGATATAGTTTTGCTGAAGTACGTTGGGCTGAATCCAGTTGTCGTACATGGCGGCGGTCCTGACATAAACAAGATGCTTGAAAGCCTCAATATTGAGTCAAAATTTATAAACGGCTTGAGGGTTACAGATGAGAAGACGATGGAAGTAGTTGAGATGGTTCTTACAGGCAAGATAAACAAAGAAATAGTTTCAATTTTAAATGAGATAGGTGGCAAAGCTATAGGGATAAGCGGAAAAGATGGGAAGCTTCTCGTAGCCGAGAAAGATACTGCAAATGGAGACATAGGTTTTGTTGGGAAAATTGAAGAAGTCAATATTGATGTTATAAAGATGATGCTTGAGAAGGGATTTATACCGGTTATCGCCCCGTGTGCTGTTGGCAAAGATGGGAAGACTTACAATGTAAATGCTGATACAGCGGCAGGTAGAATAGCCGAAGCTTTAAAAGCTGAGAAATTCATACTTTTGACAGATGTGGAAGGCATACTGTCAGATGTGAATGACAAAAGCAGCGTTATATCGAGAATTGATTTAGATGCGGCTAAAGAACTTATGACGACAGAGAAGATTACAGGTGGCATGATACCTAAATTAAAATGCTGCATTCAAGCAGTAGAAAATGGAGTCAAGAGAGCCCACATAATCGATGGAAGATTGACACATTCGCTTCTTTTAGAGATTTTCACTGATGAAGGGATTGGCACTATGATAGGAAAGGAGTGTTTTGACGATGACAATCTCTGATGACAAAAAGTACGTGATGAATACTTACGGACGCTACCCTATTACATTATCAAAAGGCAGCGGCACAAAGGTTTGGGATACAGATGGAAATATGTACCTTGATTTTGTAGCAGGCATTGCTGTAAACGCATTTGGCCACTGCTACCCACCAATAGTAGATGCCATCAAAAGTCAAGCGGAGACTTTGATACACTGTTCAAATCTTTACTGGAACGAAAATCAGATTGAACTGGCCAAGATGATTGCGGAAAACTCGTTTGGTGACAAGGTGTTTTTCGCCAACAGCGGTGCAGAAGCTAATGAAGGTGCCATAAAGCTTGCAAGAAAATACGCATCGATTAAATACGGTGATAAAAGGTATAAGATAATATCTGCAAAGAATTCATTTCATGGAAGGACTTTTGGCGCTCTTACAGCAACAGGACAAATAAAATATCACAAAGGCTTTGGACCATTGCTGGAAGGATTTAAGTACGTAAACTACAATGACATTGACGATATTTACGACGCTTTAGATGATGATGTATGTGCAATCATGATAGAAATTATTCAAGGGGAAGGCGGCATACATGAGGGAAGCCTTGAATATTTAAAAAAGGTCAGGGAAGTATGTGATGAAAATGACATTATATTGATTGTGGATGAAGTCCAGACAGGTATTGGACGTACAGGAAAACTCTTTGCATATCAGCACATTGGAATAGAGCCGGATGTTATGACGTTGGCAAAGGCATTAGGAGGTGGAGTGCCAATAGGTGCAATTGTGGCAAAAGAAAATGTGGCAGTATTTAAACCTGGTGATCATGCATCGACGTTTGGAGGAAATCCGCTTGCATGTGCTGCTGGAATTGCAGTAATGAATGAAGTTACAAAGGAAGGTTTTCTTGATGATGTAGTGAAAAAAGGAGAATATTTTAAGGAAAAGCTTAATGGATTAAAAGATAGGTACAAAGTCATAAAAGATGTAAGAGGAAAAGGTCTCATGATAGGGTGTGAAGTTGATTTGGATGATGCAGGTGAGATAGTGCTAAAAGCCTTGGAAAAAGGTCTTCTCATAAATTGTGTAAACCATAATGTTTTGAGGTTTGTACCGCCACTTATCGTTACTACTGATGAACTTGATACTGCTGCGATAATTCTTGATGATGTATTACATGAAATGGGGTTTTAAGATGAAAGGGTACTTGAAGCTGGAAGATGGCAGTATTTTTGAAGGCAATATTATAAGCAAGAATTTTCAAGGTTTTGGGGAAGTTGTCTTTAATACAGGCATGACGGGATATCAGGAAATCATCACAGATCCGTCTTATGCTGGGCAGATCGTCGTCATGACATATCCGCTTATTGGAAATTACGGCATCAATAAGTACGATTTTCAATCAGAAAAGCCACATATTAGAGGGTATGTTGTAAGAGAGTACTGTGATAGCCCCAGCAATTTTCTCTCAGATTCTTCATTGATTGACTATCTCGATAAAAATGGGATACCGGTATTATCAGGTGTTGATACGAGGGAATTGACTAAAAAGTTGAGATCAAATGGTACTATGAGAGGCATCATAACTGACGATGCCAATGCTGTAGTGCCTGATATAAAAGTGGATTTGCTTAAAGAAGTGTCCACGAAAAAGCCGTATCACATACAAGGAGAAGGGCCGAAATTGGCGTTTATAGATCTTGGCACCAAAAAGAACATTTTAAACATGCTGAGAAACGTAGGATTTGACATATACGTGTTTCCTTACGATGTTTGCGTAGAAGACGTAATGGCGATTGAGCCTGAAGCCGTATTTTTTTCGAATGGTCCAGGAGATCCCAAAGATGCAATTTCTGCCATAGAGCTGGCGAAGTTTTTTATAGGTAAGATACCAGTTTTAGGTATATGTTTAGGACATCAGATAATTGCACTTGCTATGGGGTGCAATACCATAAAGATGAAATTTGGTCACAGAGGATCAAATCAACCTGTGAAAGACTTGATGATAGGAAAGGCATTTGTAACATCGCAAAACCATGGATACGCTGTAGAAGAAAGCTCCATAAATAGCGATGAAATAGTGGTCACTCATGTAAACTTAAATGACAATACGGTGGAAGGAATAAAGCATAAGTATCTACCGGTATTTTCCGTCCAATATCATCCAGAAGCGTGTCCTGGCCCACATGATTCAATGTACATTTTTGATAAATTCATGGATATAACTTGTGTTTATAGAAGGAGGTCTTATCTTGCCGAAATATGAAGGAGTGAATAAAGTGCTTGTTATAGGCTCAGGGCCTATCGTAATAGGTCAAGCTGCAGAGTTTGACTATTCCGGAACACAAGCATGCAAATCATTGAAAGAAGAAGGATTAAAAGTTATCTTAGTGAATAACAATCCTGCTACAATAATGACAGATACAGAGATCGCCGATGTGGTTTATATAGAAAATCCGGAAGTCGATGTGTTGGAAGCCATCATAGACAAAGAAAGGCCAGATGGAATATTAGGGACAATCGGTGGACAGACAGGGCTTAATGTGGTTGTAAAACTTAAGGAAAGCGGAATAATCGATAAGTACAATCTAAAGGTATTGGGAACTTCTATTGAATCAATAAAGACTGCTGAAGACAGGGAATTGTTTAAAAAGAAGATGGAAGAGATAGGAGAACCTATAGCAGAAAGCGCGACCGTAAATAATGTAGATGATGCGATTAAATTTGCAGAAAAGTGCGGCTATCCACTTATAGTCAGGCCTGCCTTTACATTAGGTGGAACTGGAGGCGGTATAGCAAACAATGAAGATGAGCTTAAGGTTATAGTTGATTTAGGCTTAAAGAAAAGCATGGCACATGAAGTGCTGATAGAAAAATCCCTTTACGGTTACAAAGAGATAGAATACGAAGTTATGAGGGACAGCAACGACAATTGTATAACCATATGCAATATGGAAAACTTTGATCCAGTTGGCGTCCACACAGGTGATAGCATTGTTGTTGCGCCGTCACAGACATTGACAGATTACGAGTATCAAATGCTGAGGACTGCCAGTCTTAAAATCATAAAGGCATTGAAGATTGAAGGCGGATGCAATGTTCAGTTTGCATTGGACCCTAATAGCCATCAGTATTACGTTATAGAGGTAAATCCGAGGGTTAGCCGCTCAAGTGCTTTGGCATCAAAAGCTACAGGTTATCCTATAGCCAAGATAGCTGCTAAAATAGCTGTTGG contains:
- the argB gene encoding acetylglutamate kinase, with the translated sequence MIKRQKYGDEIAKAKILIEALPYIKKFSGATVVIKYGGNAMIDSDIKKMVMQDIVLLKYVGLNPVVVHGGGPDINKMLESLNIESKFINGLRVTDEKTMEVVEMVLTGKINKEIVSILNEIGGKAIGISGKDGKLLVAEKDTANGDIGFVGKIEEVNIDVIKMMLEKGFIPVIAPCAVGKDGKTYNVNADTAAGRIAEALKAEKFILLTDVEGILSDVNDKSSVISRIDLDAAKELMTTEKITGGMIPKLKCCIQAVENGVKRAHIIDGRLTHSLLLEIFTDEGIGTMIGKECFDDDNL
- a CDS encoding acetylornithine transaminase, with the translated sequence MTISDDKKYVMNTYGRYPITLSKGSGTKVWDTDGNMYLDFVAGIAVNAFGHCYPPIVDAIKSQAETLIHCSNLYWNENQIELAKMIAENSFGDKVFFANSGAEANEGAIKLARKYASIKYGDKRYKIISAKNSFHGRTFGALTATGQIKYHKGFGPLLEGFKYVNYNDIDDIYDALDDDVCAIMIEIIQGEGGIHEGSLEYLKKVREVCDENDIILIVDEVQTGIGRTGKLFAYQHIGIEPDVMTLAKALGGGVPIGAIVAKENVAVFKPGDHASTFGGNPLACAAGIAVMNEVTKEGFLDDVVKKGEYFKEKLNGLKDRYKVIKDVRGKGLMIGCEVDLDDAGEIVLKALEKGLLINCVNHNVLRFVPPLIVTTDELDTAAIILDDVLHEMGF
- the carA gene encoding glutamine-hydrolyzing carbamoyl-phosphate synthase small subunit; amino-acid sequence: MKGYLKLEDGSIFEGNIISKNFQGFGEVVFNTGMTGYQEIITDPSYAGQIVVMTYPLIGNYGINKYDFQSEKPHIRGYVVREYCDSPSNFLSDSSLIDYLDKNGIPVLSGVDTRELTKKLRSNGTMRGIITDDANAVVPDIKVDLLKEVSTKKPYHIQGEGPKLAFIDLGTKKNILNMLRNVGFDIYVFPYDVCVEDVMAIEPEAVFFSNGPGDPKDAISAIELAKFFIGKIPVLGICLGHQIIALAMGCNTIKMKFGHRGSNQPVKDLMIGKAFVTSQNHGYAVEESSINSDEIVVTHVNLNDNTVEGIKHKYLPVFSVQYHPEACPGPHDSMYIFDKFMDITCVYRRRSYLAEI